One genomic segment of Hymenobacter psoromatis includes these proteins:
- a CDS encoding DinB family protein translates to MHTSSLQQNILDELDRELVVTRQVLARVPDDKFDYQPHPKSMKLGQLASHIVNLLKFKQLFVQTDHRDLLDPNAPKPPPSPTTTAELLTRFDQFSAELRAALRASSDEELTDNFRLHRGEQTMMERPKGAALRIMGLNHSIHHRGQLTVYLRLLDIPVPGVYGPSADEMGEF, encoded by the coding sequence ATGCACACTTCCTCCCTGCAACAAAATATCCTCGACGAGCTAGACCGCGAACTAGTTGTGACGCGCCAGGTGCTGGCGCGCGTGCCCGACGATAAGTTTGACTACCAGCCGCATCCCAAGTCCATGAAGCTCGGCCAGTTGGCTTCGCACATTGTGAACCTGCTGAAATTCAAGCAGCTATTCGTGCAGACCGACCACCGCGACCTCCTCGACCCCAACGCGCCCAAGCCGCCGCCCAGCCCCACCACCACCGCCGAACTGCTAACCCGCTTCGACCAATTCAGCGCCGAACTACGCGCGGCCCTGCGCGCCAGCAGCGACGAGGAGCTGACCGATAATTTTCGCCTGCACCGCGGTGAGCAAACGATGATGGAGCGCCCCAAAGGCGCGGCTCTGCGCATTATGGGCCTCAACCACAGCATCCACCACCGCGGCCAGCTCACGGTGTACCTGCGCCTGCTCGATATTCCGGTGCCCGGCGTGTATGGCCCGAGTGCCGATGAGATGGGCGAGTTTTAG
- a CDS encoding type I restriction enzyme HsdR N-terminal domain-containing protein, which translates to MHVLDLPPFEAKIRQISADISEIWDELRRKYVVLTPEEWVRQHVAHYLMAHLGYPRGLLSLERGHRYNQRQKRTDLVALGPAGQPLLLVECKRPTVAITPAVARQAATYNQTLRAPFLLLTNGLTHYCWRVDFERSLNERLAEIPSYAAAVALAGG; encoded by the coding sequence ATGCACGTGCTGGACCTGCCGCCTTTCGAGGCCAAAATTAGGCAAATTTCCGCGGATATTTCCGAAATCTGGGATGAGTTGCGCCGCAAGTACGTGGTGCTGACCCCCGAGGAGTGGGTGCGCCAGCACGTGGCGCACTACCTGATGGCCCACCTGGGTTACCCCCGCGGCCTACTGAGCCTGGAGCGCGGCCACCGTTACAACCAGCGCCAGAAGCGCACCGACCTCGTGGCCCTCGGCCCTGCCGGCCAGCCTCTGCTGCTGGTGGAGTGCAAGCGCCCCACGGTGGCCATTACGCCCGCCGTGGCCCGGCAGGCCGCCACCTACAACCAAACCCTGCGTGCCCCTTTCCTACTGCTCACTAATGGTTTAACGCACTATTGCTGGCGCGTGGACTTCGAGCGGAGCCTGAACGAGCGGCTAGCCGAAATCCCCAGTTATGCGGCGGCCGTGGCCCTAGCTGGGGGGTAG
- a CDS encoding DUF2254 domain-containing protein yields MPFRLRQIWQQLRESLWFVPLLMVLASLGLAFGLIQLDQASSASGTRRLPLLFGIDAAGAGGMLTAIAGSMLTVAALTFSLLLAAIAQVSNQYSPRALRNFMRDLVNQFVMGYFVSVFTYCLVVQGTIRDSPAGHFVPTTAVLAGLLLALGGVGALLFFMHHVAESLQTGTLVRQIVTETENQIGELFPHRFGQELQATARPAAAAFAAAPEGWFAVYAEAPGYLQQIDAQGLLAWTTRHRTVLRLDVHIGDFVGTGQRLMSVRAGMERAATPTADWPADLLGYVSLGRHRNPEQDVAFGLQQLVDIALKALSPAVNDTTTAIMAIDYLGELMGRLAHRTFPDALRSDGQHLRVLVRAYAFTDYVCLAFDLVRENARGNPAVLRRLLRALALAASQVQAPHRQAALREQVELVMAIAQGSLPTDYERAEVRTLYEELRPAWEQERG; encoded by the coding sequence ATGCCTTTCCGCCTGCGGCAAATCTGGCAGCAATTGCGTGAGTCGCTCTGGTTTGTGCCCCTCTTGATGGTGCTGGCTTCGTTGGGGCTGGCTTTCGGGCTGATACAGCTCGACCAAGCGAGCAGCGCCAGCGGCACCCGCCGCCTACCCCTGCTCTTTGGCATCGACGCGGCCGGGGCGGGCGGGATGCTCACGGCCATCGCCGGCTCGATGCTGACGGTGGCGGCGCTCACGTTTTCGCTGCTGCTGGCGGCCATTGCGCAGGTCAGCAACCAGTACTCGCCGCGGGCGCTGCGCAATTTCATGCGCGATTTGGTCAATCAGTTCGTGATGGGCTACTTCGTGAGCGTATTTACCTACTGCCTGGTGGTGCAGGGCACTATTCGGGATAGCCCGGCGGGGCATTTCGTGCCCACCACGGCCGTGCTGGCGGGGCTGCTGCTGGCGCTGGGGGGGGTAGGGGCGCTGCTGTTCTTCATGCACCACGTGGCCGAGTCCCTGCAAACGGGCACCCTGGTGCGGCAGATTGTGACCGAGACGGAAAACCAGATTGGGGAGCTGTTTCCGCACCGCTTCGGGCAGGAGTTGCAAGCCACGGCGCGGCCCGCCGCCGCCGCTTTCGCCGCCGCGCCCGAGGGCTGGTTTGCGGTGTATGCCGAAGCGCCCGGCTACTTGCAGCAAATAGATGCCCAGGGCCTGCTGGCCTGGACCACCCGCCACCGCACGGTGCTGCGCCTCGACGTGCACATCGGTGACTTCGTGGGCACCGGGCAGCGGCTAATGAGCGTGCGCGCCGGCATGGAGCGCGCCGCCACCCCCACCGCCGACTGGCCCGCCGACCTGCTGGGCTACGTGAGCCTGGGCCGCCACCGCAACCCCGAGCAGGACGTGGCCTTCGGCTTGCAGCAGTTGGTAGACATCGCCCTCAAGGCCCTTTCGCCGGCCGTGAACGATACCACCACCGCCATCATGGCCATTGACTACCTGGGCGAGCTGATGGGCCGCCTGGCCCACCGCACTTTCCCCGACGCGCTCCGCTCCGACGGCCAGCACCTGCGGGTGCTGGTGCGGGCCTACGCCTTCACCGATTACGTGTGCCTGGCCTTTGATTTGGTGCGCGAAAATGCCCGCGGCAACCCGGCCGTGCTGCGCCGTCTGCTGCGCGCCCTGGCGCTGGCCGCCAGCCAGGTGCAGGCCCCCCACCGCCAGGCAGCGTTGCGCGAACAAGTGGAGTTGGTCATGGCCATCGCCCAGGGCAGCTTACCCACCGACTATGAGCGCGCCGAAGTGCGGACGTTGTATGAGGAACTGCGCCCGGCCTGGGAGCAGGAAAGGGGGTAG
- the ald gene encoding alanine dehydrogenase: MIIGVPKEIKNNENRVGLTPAGVAELRKHGHSLLVQASAGEGSGFTDAEYEQAGALLLPSIADVYGQAEMIIKVKEPIAEEYPLIKENQLLFTYFHFASGEELTHAMIARKAVCLAYETVELPSRALPLLIPMSEVAGRMAPQEGAKYLEKPLKGRGILLGGVPGVKPAHVLVLGAGIVGTQAAKVAAGLGAQVTIMDINLNRLRELDDFMPKNVVTQYSNEYNIREAIKTADLIVGAVLIPGAKAPHLITRDMLKTMRPGTVVVDVAVDQGGCIETCHPTTHENPTFIIDDVVHYCVANMPGAVPYTSTLALTNATLPYAVKLANKGWQEACRHDSALRLGLNVVHGEVVYKGVADAWDLPFVDVETVLEGAAV; this comes from the coding sequence ATGATTATCGGCGTTCCGAAGGAAATTAAAAACAATGAAAACCGGGTGGGCCTGACGCCCGCCGGCGTGGCCGAATTGCGTAAGCACGGCCATTCGCTGCTGGTGCAGGCGAGCGCGGGCGAAGGCTCGGGCTTCACCGACGCGGAGTACGAGCAGGCCGGCGCGCTGCTGCTACCGTCCATCGCCGACGTATACGGGCAGGCCGAGATGATTATCAAGGTGAAGGAGCCGATTGCCGAGGAGTACCCGCTCATTAAGGAGAACCAGCTGCTGTTCACGTACTTCCACTTTGCCAGCGGCGAGGAGCTGACCCACGCCATGATTGCGCGCAAGGCCGTGTGCCTGGCTTATGAGACGGTGGAGCTGCCTTCGCGCGCCCTACCCCTGCTCATTCCGATGAGCGAGGTGGCCGGCCGCATGGCCCCGCAGGAAGGCGCAAAATACCTGGAAAAACCCCTCAAGGGCCGCGGCATTCTGCTGGGCGGCGTGCCCGGCGTGAAGCCGGCGCACGTGCTGGTGCTGGGCGCGGGCATCGTGGGCACGCAGGCCGCCAAGGTGGCCGCCGGCCTCGGCGCGCAGGTTACCATCATGGACATCAACCTGAACCGCCTGCGCGAACTGGACGATTTCATGCCCAAGAACGTGGTGACGCAGTACTCGAATGAGTACAACATCCGCGAAGCCATTAAAACCGCCGACCTCATCGTGGGCGCGGTGCTGATTCCGGGGGCAAAAGCCCCGCACCTTATCACCCGCGACATGCTCAAGACCATGCGCCCCGGCACGGTGGTCGTGGATGTGGCCGTGGACCAAGGGGGTTGCATCGAAACCTGCCACCCCACCACCCACGAAAACCCGACCTTCATCATCGACGACGTGGTGCACTACTGCGTGGCCAACATGCCGGGCGCGGTGCCCTACACTAGCACCCTGGCCCTCACCAACGCCACCCTACCCTACGCCGTGAAGCTCGCCAACAAAGGCTGGCAGGAGGCGTGCCGCCACGATTCGGCCCTGCGCCTCGGCCTTAATGTGGTGCACGGCGAGGTGGTATATAAGGGCGTGGCCGATGCCTGGGACTTACCCTTCGTGGACGTGGAAACTGTTTTGGAAGGCGCGGCCGTATAA
- a CDS encoding radical SAM protein, whose amino-acid sequence MKTDFNHCESVYWVFTQLCNDKCDHCYNSSGPQGTRISAQDCLRIVRNLPASIDRLILSGGEPLADRAKLYLILDAVQEKYQGRTQVMLQTNGDLLTPQILDLLIEKGVTRFDIASIDRYHKHAGSRLMTLADLFESRGVNGDDHDPLIEKDHLVVEGHRLSWGYWGASDDMWLGGNWARGRALEKDLWLRDPNHNFCAILSGAKGFLGGTDLPQEISIQLWKINPCCPGTKFPLGDARREPVADVLLRASQSEIMQRLNQGDPWKMGESIGVTEAHALARGEELQNVCRWCDEFFEHHPEAAVLPLVVAAPVADA is encoded by the coding sequence ATGAAAACCGACTTCAACCACTGCGAGTCCGTGTACTGGGTCTTTACTCAGCTCTGCAACGATAAGTGCGACCACTGCTACAATAGCTCCGGGCCGCAGGGCACCCGCATCAGCGCCCAGGACTGCCTGCGTATCGTGCGCAACCTGCCCGCTAGTATTGACCGCCTCATCCTCTCGGGTGGCGAGCCGCTGGCCGACCGCGCCAAGCTCTACCTCATCCTCGATGCCGTGCAGGAAAAATATCAGGGCCGCACCCAGGTGATGCTGCAAACCAACGGCGATTTGCTCACGCCCCAAATTCTGGACCTGCTGATTGAAAAGGGCGTGACCCGCTTCGACATCGCCAGCATCGACCGCTACCACAAGCACGCTGGCAGCCGCCTGATGACGCTGGCTGACCTCTTCGAGAGCCGGGGCGTGAACGGCGACGACCACGACCCGCTCATCGAAAAAGACCACCTAGTAGTAGAGGGCCACCGCCTGAGCTGGGGCTACTGGGGAGCCAGCGACGACATGTGGCTGGGCGGCAACTGGGCCCGCGGCCGCGCCCTCGAAAAGGACCTCTGGCTGCGCGACCCCAACCATAATTTCTGTGCCATCCTGTCGGGGGCCAAGGGCTTTTTGGGCGGCACCGACTTGCCCCAGGAAATCAGTATTCAGCTCTGGAAAATCAATCCCTGCTGCCCCGGCACCAAGTTTCCGCTCGGCGATGCCCGCCGCGAACCAGTGGCCGACGTGCTGCTGCGCGCCTCCCAATCCGAAATTATGCAGCGCCTCAACCAGGGCGACCCCTGGAAGATGGGCGAGTCCATTGGCGTGACCGAGGCCCACGCGCTGGCGCGGGGCGAGGAATTGCAGAACGTGTGCCGCTGGTGCGACGAGTTTTTTGAACACCACCCCGAAGCGGCCGTATTGCCGTTGGTCGTGGCCGCGCCGGTCGCGGACGCGTAA
- a CDS encoding AMP nucleosidase, translating to MKTKEDIVNNWLPRYTGVALKDFGQYILLTNFSNYVTMFAEQFGVKVHGLDKPMQSATAGGITIINFGMGSPMAATVMDLLSAVKPKAALFLGKCGGLKKTKLGDLVLPIAAIRGEGTSDDYLPKEIPALPSFRLQRAVSSMIKKHELDYYTGTVYTTNRRVWEHDEEFKDYLKRVRALAVDMETATIFVCGFMNDIPHGALLLVSDNPMTPEGVKTAESDSKVTTNFVRKHLEIGIDSLLELKNSGESVKHMRFE from the coding sequence ATGAAGACCAAAGAAGACATCGTAAACAATTGGCTGCCACGCTATACCGGGGTAGCGCTCAAGGATTTTGGGCAGTACATTCTACTTACTAACTTTAGCAACTACGTCACCATGTTTGCCGAGCAATTCGGCGTGAAAGTGCACGGGCTGGATAAGCCGATGCAGTCGGCCACGGCGGGCGGCATCACCATTATCAACTTCGGCATGGGCTCGCCAATGGCGGCCACAGTCATGGACTTACTATCGGCCGTGAAGCCCAAGGCGGCCCTCTTTTTGGGTAAGTGCGGGGGGCTGAAAAAGACTAAACTCGGCGATTTGGTGCTGCCCATTGCCGCCATCCGGGGCGAGGGTACTTCTGATGATTACCTGCCCAAGGAAATTCCGGCCCTACCCTCCTTCCGGCTCCAACGGGCGGTGTCTTCCATGATTAAGAAGCACGAGTTGGACTACTACACCGGCACCGTGTACACGACCAACCGCCGGGTGTGGGAGCACGACGAGGAGTTCAAGGATTACCTGAAGCGGGTGCGCGCCCTGGCCGTGGATATGGAAACGGCCACCATTTTTGTGTGCGGCTTTATGAACGACATTCCGCACGGCGCGCTACTACTCGTGAGCGACAACCCGATGACCCCCGAGGGCGTGAAAACGGCGGAGTCGGACTCGAAGGTGACTACTAATTTTGTGCGTAAGCACCTGGAAATCGGCATCGACTCGCTGCTGGAATTGAAGAATTCGGGCGAGTCGGTGAAGCATATGCGCTTTGAATAA
- a CDS encoding ABC transporter ATP-binding protein: MSELLRVVGLSKQFGGQPVLRDVSLTLAEGEVLAVLGRSGCGKTTLLKILAGLEAPDAGTVLSRGENLLPVPPNERQMVYLYQEPLLFPHLSVFENVAFGLRIRRVAPAEITRQVTELLAELDLAAHAQKAPHQLSGGQRQRVSFGRALIIRPRLLLLDEPFGNLDAQTRADMQQLFLRVSRQHQITSLFVTHDSREALTVGTRFAYLDRGELTSFAVVADFIRDPRTTIAAELSFWENVQQQAFQQRK, translated from the coding sequence ATGAGCGAGCTGCTGCGCGTGGTGGGCCTTTCCAAGCAGTTTGGCGGGCAGCCGGTGCTGCGCGATGTGTCGCTGACGCTGGCCGAAGGGGAGGTGCTGGCCGTGCTGGGCCGCTCGGGCTGCGGCAAAACTACGCTGCTCAAAATCCTGGCCGGCCTCGAAGCGCCTGATGCCGGCACGGTGCTTTCGCGGGGCGAAAACCTGCTGCCCGTGCCCCCCAACGAACGCCAGATGGTGTACCTCTACCAGGAGCCGCTGCTGTTTCCGCACCTGAGCGTGTTCGAGAACGTGGCCTTTGGCCTGCGCATCCGGCGGGTTGCGCCGGCTGAAATTACCCGGCAGGTGACCGAGCTGCTGGCCGAGCTGGACCTGGCCGCCCACGCTCAAAAAGCCCCGCACCAGCTCTCGGGCGGGCAGCGGCAGCGGGTGTCGTTTGGCCGGGCGCTCATCATCCGGCCGCGCCTGCTACTACTGGACGAGCCCTTTGGCAACCTCGACGCCCAGACCCGCGCCGACATGCAGCAGCTCTTTTTGCGCGTGAGCCGGCAGCACCAGATTACCTCCCTTTTCGTAACCCACGACAGCCGCGAAGCCCTCACCGTGGGCACCCGCTTCGCCTACCTCGACCGCGGCGAGCTAACCAGCTTCGCCGTGGTGGCCGATTTTATCCGCGACCCGCGCACGACTATTGCCGCCGAGCTGTCTTTCTGGGAGAATGTTCAGCAGCAGGCATTTCAGCAGCGAAAATGA
- a CDS encoding META domain-containing protein — translation MNQKLILFLAATLLGSCQHRTTEPAPTPTPGLVGTRWALVQIDATPIALSSYSYDYNSYIQFAATGNQLLGLATCDAIQGQFALGSGSQQLTINQLSTTKGGCTSPTVASRYLAALPQTSRYAISHDTLRLYAPQGPQPRLVFRAAP, via the coding sequence ATGAACCAAAAGCTTATCCTATTCTTAGCAGCCACCTTACTCGGGAGCTGCCAGCACCGCACCACTGAGCCGGCCCCTACCCCCACCCCAGGACTGGTAGGCACCCGCTGGGCGCTAGTGCAGATAGACGCTACGCCCATAGCGCTGTCAAGCTATTCCTACGACTATAATTCGTACATCCAGTTCGCGGCGACCGGCAATCAATTGCTAGGCCTGGCGACGTGCGATGCCATTCAGGGGCAGTTTGCGCTGGGCAGCGGCTCGCAGCAACTCACTATTAATCAACTTTCTACGACGAAGGGCGGCTGCACCAGCCCCACCGTGGCCAGCCGCTACCTGGCGGCGCTGCCCCAAACCAGCCGCTACGCCATCAGCCACGATACGCTGCGGCTCTATGCGCCGCAGGGCCCGCAGCCTCGCCTGGTTTTTCGCGCCGCGCCCTGA
- a CDS encoding amidohydrolase: MTNATVYTVDSVFSKAQAFAVRDGHFVAVGSAADLQGRYQAARTVDAGGQFIYPGFYDAHCHFYRYSLGLRSANLVGAASWAETVARVARQRQQRPGDAWLTGRGWDQNDWPGQRFPTKDTLDALFPGVPVLLIRVDGHAALANQKALDLAGITAATPISGGVIGRDARGRLTGLLVDNAVHLVASHVPEPAPAEADALLLAGQQNCLAVGLTSLADAGLDKADIDRLAALQKADKLHLRLYAMLNPTPENKAYYLPRGPYFSDNLTICSFKVYADGALGSRGASLLAPYTDRPHEKGFLLQKPAYYRAIAQELAATKFQMNTHAIGDSANRLLLDIYGAALRGQPDRRWRIEHAQIVSRQDIPKFGQYHIVPSVQPTHATSDMYWAGERLGAQRLPDAYAYKALLAQYGQVALGSDFPVEDINPLYGFHAAVARQDAKNYPAGGFQSENALTRQQALRGMTTWAAHAAFEDRRKGQIKPGMLADFVMLKTDLMTAPNEQLHDLKVQQTWIGGRQVFKAKP, encoded by the coding sequence GTGACCAACGCTACCGTTTATACCGTGGACTCAGTTTTTAGTAAGGCGCAGGCGTTTGCGGTGCGCGATGGGCACTTCGTGGCCGTGGGCAGCGCGGCCGACTTGCAGGGCCGCTACCAGGCGGCGCGAACGGTGGACGCGGGCGGGCAGTTTATCTACCCCGGCTTTTACGACGCGCACTGCCATTTCTACCGCTACTCGCTGGGGCTGCGCTCGGCCAACCTGGTAGGCGCGGCTTCCTGGGCCGAAACGGTGGCACGAGTAGCGCGGCAGCGGCAGCAGCGGCCCGGCGACGCCTGGCTCACCGGCCGCGGCTGGGACCAGAACGACTGGCCCGGCCAGCGCTTTCCTACCAAAGACACCCTGGACGCGCTATTTCCCGGCGTGCCGGTGCTGCTCATTCGGGTGGATGGGCACGCGGCGCTGGCCAACCAAAAGGCGCTGGACTTGGCAGGCATTACGGCCGCTACCCCTATCAGCGGCGGCGTAATTGGGCGCGATGCGCGGGGCCGCCTCACCGGCCTGCTCGTGGACAATGCCGTGCACCTCGTGGCCAGCCACGTGCCCGAGCCCGCCCCTGCCGAAGCCGACGCCCTGTTGCTGGCCGGCCAGCAAAACTGCCTGGCCGTGGGCCTCACCAGCCTCGCCGACGCTGGCCTTGATAAAGCCGATATTGACCGGCTGGCCGCCTTGCAAAAGGCCGATAAGCTGCACCTACGCCTCTACGCCATGCTGAACCCTACCCCCGAAAATAAGGCGTACTACCTGCCGCGGGGGCCGTATTTCAGCGACAACCTGACTATTTGCTCGTTCAAGGTTTACGCCGACGGGGCGCTCGGCTCGCGGGGCGCGTCGCTACTAGCTCCGTATACCGACCGGCCTCACGAAAAAGGCTTTTTGCTGCAAAAGCCTGCCTATTACCGCGCCATCGCGCAGGAGCTGGCGGCCACCAAATTTCAGATGAACACCCACGCCATCGGCGACTCGGCCAACCGGCTGCTACTGGACATCTACGGCGCGGCCCTGCGTGGCCAGCCCGACCGGCGCTGGCGTATCGAGCACGCCCAAATCGTGAGCCGGCAGGATATTCCCAAGTTTGGCCAGTACCACATCGTGCCCTCGGTGCAGCCCACCCACGCCACTTCCGATATGTACTGGGCCGGCGAGCGCCTCGGCGCGCAGCGCCTGCCCGATGCCTACGCCTATAAGGCGCTGCTAGCGCAATACGGCCAGGTGGCACTTGGCTCCGATTTTCCGGTCGAGGATATTAATCCGCTCTACGGCTTCCACGCCGCCGTGGCCCGGCAGGATGCCAAGAACTACCCCGCCGGCGGCTTCCAGTCCGAAAACGCCCTCACCCGCCAGCAGGCCCTGCGCGGCATGACCACCTGGGCCGCCCACGCCGCCTTCGAGGACCGCCGCAAAGGCCAGATAAAACCCGGAATGCTGGCCGATTTCGTCATGCTGAAAACCGACCTCATGACCGCGCCTAACGAGCAATTGCACGACCTAAAAGTGCAGCAGACTTGGATTGGCGGTCGGCAGGTGTTTAAGGCAAAACCTTAA
- a CDS encoding ABC transporter permease, translating to MRFSSRSKLLATALVLLFALPFGLLVLLAVAPAWRFPAALPPTYSLGALRDLLAADSELLAGLGRSLLLASVVAVVATASGFWLARAVSRAARPARWEALSYLPYALPPVLLAVLIQPFIIRLHLSGSVGGVLLGLLLIAVPFATLLLRSFWTPQAREYEQLARTLGCTPQQALGRVLLPLAGPLLRTALFQTFLLSWFDFGLTNLLSVGKVRTLTVQVFTYVGEANAPLAAVASLLLLLPPALLLWANKNALLRKTE from the coding sequence ATGCGCTTTAGCTCACGCTCTAAGCTGCTTGCCACGGCGCTGGTGCTGCTGTTTGCGTTGCCGTTTGGGCTGCTGGTGCTGCTGGCCGTGGCCCCGGCCTGGCGTTTTCCGGCCGCCCTACCCCCCACTTATTCGCTAGGTGCGCTGCGCGACCTGCTGGCGGCCGACAGTGAGCTATTGGCCGGCCTGGGGCGTAGCCTGCTGCTGGCCAGCGTGGTGGCCGTAGTGGCTACGGCCAGCGGCTTTTGGCTGGCGCGGGCCGTGTCCCGCGCCGCCCGGCCTGCGCGCTGGGAAGCCCTCAGCTACCTACCCTACGCGCTGCCGCCGGTGCTGCTGGCGGTGCTCATTCAGCCGTTTATTATCCGGCTGCATTTGTCGGGCTCGGTGGGTGGGGTGCTGCTGGGGCTGTTGCTCATCGCTGTGCCCTTTGCCACGCTGCTGCTGCGCAGCTTCTGGACGCCGCAGGCCCGCGAGTACGAGCAGCTGGCCCGCACCCTGGGCTGCACGCCCCAGCAGGCGCTGGGGCGGGTGCTGCTGCCGCTGGCGGGGCCGCTGCTGCGCACGGCGCTGTTCCAGACGTTTTTGCTCAGTTGGTTTGATTTTGGGCTGACTAACTTATTGAGCGTGGGCAAGGTGCGTACCCTCACGGTGCAGGTGTTTACGTATGTGGGTGAAGCCAACGCGCCGCTGGCCGCCGTGGCTTCGCTGCTGCTGCTGCTACCCCCGGCGCTATTGCTGTGGGCTAATAAAAATGCCCTGCTGCGCAAGACTGAGTGA
- a CDS encoding MFS transporter, protein MVPTAPAPALAVEKDNKHITNGWTFYDWANSVYPLVITSSIFPIYWGSITKEINPTDVVDFLGFKVPGSSLLTYAISASFLIIALVSPFLTSLADYSGRKKLFLQIFCYLGAASCAGLAYFTKDTLTLSTFIFIAATVGFSGSIVFYNSYLPEISSEEKFDSLSAKGFSMGYIGSVLLLVICLGIIMGPHIAGGPAGVALFGMSTGAATRLSFLLTGVWWVGFAQIPFFTLPPDTGRPADAPASQDGWLLNGFRELGKVWDQLKQLPNLKRFLLAYFTYNMGVQTVMYVATIFGDKVLKLDSTSLIVTILLLQIVGILGAWLFAKLSERIGNTRALSWAVFIWMLICIAGYYVQAGWSFFALAGVIGLTMGAVQSLSRSTYSKIIPENTPNSAAFFSFFDVVEKLGIVIGTLSFGLIGQLTGSMRNSILSLIVFFILGLGFLLTLRGKKLRDDPAGSNFLPPPPASASVDMGRPQTT, encoded by the coding sequence ATGGTTCCCACCGCCCCCGCGCCCGCCCTGGCCGTCGAGAAAGACAACAAGCACATCACCAACGGCTGGACGTTCTACGACTGGGCCAACTCGGTGTACCCGCTCGTCATCACCAGCTCAATTTTTCCGATTTACTGGGGTAGCATCACTAAAGAAATTAATCCCACGGACGTGGTTGATTTCCTGGGGTTTAAGGTGCCGGGCTCGTCGCTGCTCACCTATGCCATCTCGGCCTCGTTTCTCATTATCGCGCTGGTCAGCCCGTTTCTGACGTCGCTGGCCGACTACTCGGGGCGCAAGAAGCTGTTTCTGCAAATCTTCTGCTACCTCGGAGCGGCGAGCTGCGCGGGGCTGGCTTATTTTACCAAGGATACGCTGACGCTGAGCACGTTCATCTTCATCGCGGCCACCGTGGGCTTCAGCGGGAGCATCGTTTTTTATAATTCCTACCTGCCCGAAATCAGTTCCGAAGAGAAGTTCGACTCGCTCTCGGCCAAGGGCTTCTCGATGGGCTACATTGGCTCGGTGTTGCTGCTGGTTATTTGCCTCGGCATTATTATGGGGCCGCACATCGCGGGTGGGCCCGCGGGCGTGGCGCTGTTCGGCATGAGTACCGGGGCGGCTACGCGGCTCAGCTTTTTGCTGACCGGTGTGTGGTGGGTAGGCTTCGCCCAGATTCCGTTTTTCACCCTACCCCCCGATACCGGCCGCCCCGCCGATGCCCCCGCCAGCCAGGATGGTTGGCTGCTCAACGGCTTCCGCGAACTGGGTAAGGTCTGGGACCAGCTCAAGCAGCTGCCCAATCTCAAGCGCTTCCTGCTGGCCTACTTCACCTACAATATGGGCGTGCAAACGGTGATGTACGTGGCTACTATCTTCGGCGACAAAGTATTGAAGCTCGATAGTACCTCGCTCATCGTCACTATTCTACTGCTCCAAATCGTGGGTATCCTCGGAGCCTGGCTGTTTGCCAAGCTTTCCGAGCGCATCGGTAACACGCGGGCGCTGAGCTGGGCCGTGTTCATCTGGATGCTTATCTGCATTGCGGGCTACTACGTGCAGGCGGGCTGGAGCTTCTTCGCGTTGGCGGGCGTCATCGGCCTCACGATGGGCGCGGTACAAAGCCTCTCGCGCAGTACTTATTCCAAGATTATTCCCGAGAATACGCCCAACTCGGCCGCGTTTTTCAGCTTTTTCGACGTGGTGGAAAAGTTGGGCATCGTCATTGGCACGCTCTCGTTTGGCCTCATTGGGCAGCTCACGGGCTCGATGCGCAATAGCATTCTCTCGCTCATCGTATTCTTCATCCTGGGGCTGGGCTTTCTGCTCACCCTGCGGGGCAAAAAGCTGCGCGATGACCCCGCCGGTAGTAATTTCCTACCCCCCCCACCCGCCTCGGCCTCAGTCGATATGGGCCGGCCGCAAACCACGTAG
- a CDS encoding VOC family protein, translating into MNPTPSPIANAYTVPAGTSIGHIHLQVTDLKRALTFYRDLLGFEVMLDMGTAAFLSADGYHHHIGLNTWHSQGGQPAPREGVAGLYHAAILYQERAGLAAVTKRLLAAGYPLSGASDHGVSEAIYLDDPDGNGLELYWDRPRAEWPTSSDGKLTMYTHPLDLPGLLSLAE; encoded by the coding sequence ATGAACCCTACCCCCTCCCCCATCGCCAACGCTTACACCGTACCGGCCGGCACCAGTATCGGCCACATCCACTTGCAGGTCACGGACCTAAAACGCGCCCTGACTTTTTACCGCGACCTGCTGGGTTTTGAAGTGATGCTGGACATGGGCACGGCCGCATTTTTATCGGCCGATGGCTACCATCACCACATCGGGCTTAATACCTGGCACAGCCAGGGCGGCCAGCCCGCCCCGCGCGAGGGGGTAGCGGGCCTCTACCACGCCGCTATCCTGTACCAGGAGCGGGCCGGGCTGGCGGCCGTGACCAAGCGCCTGCTGGCGGCGGGCTACCCCCTGAGTGGAGCCTCGGACCACGGCGTGAGCGAGGCCATTTACCTCGATGACCCCGACGGCAACGGCTTGGAGCTGTACTGGGACCGCCCCCGCGCCGAGTGGCCCACCTCCTCCGACGGTAAGCTGACCATGTATACGCATCCGCTCGACCTGCCGGGCCTGCTCAGCTTAGCTGAATAG